A single genomic interval of Tautonia marina harbors:
- a CDS encoding Mpo1-like protein, with protein MICPPLSPDPVVQDWIARHRRPVNFVLHILAIPPTILGVLYIPIYVTLLSVPVFVLAFLLFDGGFLVQFLGHAIDRSEPGEVTFFKKLWRRFCEQRARSRSAAVGGAAGRDAR; from the coding sequence ATGATCTGCCCGCCGCTCTCGCCGGACCCGGTCGTTCAGGACTGGATCGCCCGACACCGTCGGCCGGTCAACTTCGTCCTGCACATCCTGGCGATCCCGCCGACGATTCTGGGGGTGCTGTACATCCCCATCTACGTCACCCTGCTGTCGGTGCCGGTCTTCGTGCTGGCGTTTTTGCTGTTCGATGGCGGATTCCTCGTCCAGTTCCTCGGGCATGCGATCGATCGGTCGGAGCCGGGGGAAGTGACCTTCTTCAAGAAGCTCTGGCGGCGCTTCTGCGAGCAGCGTGCCCGATCGCGCTCGGCGGCCGTCGGTGGGGCCGCGGGCCGCGACGCGCGATGA
- the lpxK gene encoding tetraacyldisaccharide 4'-kinase yields MDRIAFHRLIRGETRGPRATLARAVLRVAAEGYRLGITSRNARFDRGRGVERAEVPVVAIGNITVGGTGKTPMVEYACRHFRALGLRVAILSRGYGATEGLNDEGLVLDANLPDVPHFQDPDRLSLARIAVEECESQVLVLDDGFQHRRLARNLDIVLIDALDPFGLGHLLPRGLLREPIRSLRRAGVVVLSRADLVSPDDRRAIRAEAERHAGPLPWAEARHAPRDLIDDEGQAFPLDLARSGPVVAFCGLGNPEGFRRTVLGLGADLVAFRAFPDHHPYDRSDVDSLIAWAREHQASLALTTQKDSVKLRLDRLGPVPLRAVRIGLELLDGADLLDASLDRIAAMAPPDPEP; encoded by the coding sequence ATGGATCGCATCGCCTTTCACCGACTCATCCGGGGCGAAACCCGAGGCCCTCGTGCCACCCTGGCCAGGGCCGTGCTCCGCGTCGCCGCCGAAGGTTACCGCCTCGGCATCACCTCCCGGAACGCCCGGTTTGATCGCGGCCGGGGGGTCGAACGGGCCGAGGTGCCGGTCGTCGCGATCGGCAACATCACCGTCGGCGGCACCGGCAAGACGCCGATGGTCGAATACGCCTGCCGACACTTCCGCGCCCTCGGCCTTCGGGTCGCCATCCTCAGCCGAGGCTACGGCGCCACCGAGGGCCTGAACGACGAGGGACTCGTCCTCGACGCCAACCTGCCCGACGTGCCCCACTTCCAGGACCCCGATCGCCTGTCGTTGGCTCGGATCGCCGTCGAGGAGTGCGAGTCTCAGGTTCTTGTGCTCGACGACGGCTTTCAGCACCGCCGGCTCGCCCGGAACCTCGACATCGTCCTGATCGACGCCCTCGACCCATTCGGCCTCGGCCACCTCTTGCCCCGGGGTTTGCTCCGCGAGCCGATCCGATCCCTCCGCCGCGCGGGAGTGGTCGTGCTTTCGCGGGCCGACCTTGTCTCCCCCGACGATCGCCGCGCGATTCGAGCCGAGGCCGAACGCCACGCTGGCCCCCTGCCCTGGGCCGAGGCGCGTCACGCCCCTCGCGACCTGATCGACGACGAGGGTCAGGCGTTTCCCCTCGACCTTGCCCGATCAGGCCCGGTCGTTGCCTTCTGCGGGCTCGGGAATCCGGAAGGGTTCCGCCGCACCGTGCTCGGCCTCGGCGCGGACCTCGTCGCCTTTCGGGCGTTCCCCGACCATCACCCGTACGATCGCTCGGATGTTGATTCCCTCATTGCCTGGGCCCGCGAGCATCAGGCCAGCCTGGCCTTGACCACGCAGAAGGATTCGGTCAAGCTTCGCCTCGACCGGTTGGGGCCGGTTCCCCTCCGCGCGGTGCGGATCGGTCTGGAACTGCTCGACGGCGCCGACCTCCTCGACGCCTCGCTCGACCGGATCGCCGCGATGGCTCCTCCCGACCCGGAGCCGTAA
- a CDS encoding glycosyltransferase family 4 protein, with amino-acid sequence MHLAITFQRVDPSKGGAETYVADLCRRLVERGHRVDLYTASCADGAVPPEVRIVPVAAHGPTRWARMLRFARNSESAIRQGSFDCSVGFINTWHHDIIIPQGGIHPASLDHNARRFPEGWRRSLYRLSKRANPKDWLYRSIERRQYDPRRAARVVAVSRFVQGHLERQYHVPADRIRVIPNAIDASRLQVEDPLSARRAFRSRLGLPDDALISLFVAHNFRLKGLDPLLDALRLRLDRQPGARPVHLAVCGGGKLAPYRRKVEALGLQDTVHLIGFERDIREAFHGSDAFVLPSYYDPCSLVVFEALACGLPVITTATNGAGEVITPGVEGFVIPRADDLPALADALDALCDDEHRRTMSQAATRLGQAQSFDVHLNRLIALFEDVAAERSAARTTHRPTRPRPTAAA; translated from the coding sequence ATGCATCTTGCGATCACCTTTCAACGCGTCGATCCGTCGAAGGGAGGCGCCGAGACCTACGTCGCCGACCTCTGCCGACGCCTTGTCGAGCGCGGCCACCGGGTTGACCTGTACACCGCCTCCTGTGCCGACGGAGCCGTGCCCCCCGAGGTGCGCATCGTCCCCGTGGCCGCCCACGGCCCGACTCGCTGGGCTCGCATGCTCCGCTTCGCCCGCAACTCCGAATCCGCGATCCGCCAGGGATCGTTCGATTGCTCGGTCGGATTTATCAATACCTGGCATCACGACATCATCATCCCCCAGGGGGGCATCCATCCCGCCAGCCTCGACCACAACGCCCGACGCTTCCCCGAAGGCTGGCGGCGCTCCCTTTACCGCCTCAGCAAGCGAGCGAACCCGAAGGACTGGCTCTACCGATCCATCGAGCGCCGCCAGTACGACCCCCGGCGCGCCGCCCGAGTTGTCGCCGTCAGCCGCTTTGTGCAAGGGCATCTCGAACGGCAATACCACGTCCCGGCCGATCGCATCCGGGTGATTCCCAACGCGATCGACGCGTCCCGGCTTCAGGTCGAGGATCCTCTCTCGGCCCGTCGCGCCTTCCGGTCGCGGCTCGGACTGCCCGACGATGCCCTGATCTCCCTGTTTGTGGCGCACAACTTCCGCCTCAAGGGGCTCGATCCCTTGCTCGATGCCCTTCGGCTCCGGCTCGATCGCCAACCCGGCGCCCGCCCCGTTCACCTGGCCGTCTGCGGCGGGGGCAAGCTCGCCCCATACCGTCGCAAGGTTGAGGCCCTGGGCTTGCAAGACACGGTCCACCTCATCGGTTTCGAGCGCGACATCCGGGAAGCCTTTCACGGTTCCGATGCCTTTGTGCTGCCCAGCTATTACGACCCCTGCTCGCTCGTCGTCTTCGAGGCCCTCGCCTGCGGCTTGCCGGTGATCACCACCGCCACCAACGGCGCAGGAGAGGTCATCACCCCGGGTGTCGAAGGGTTCGTCATCCCCCGAGCCGACGACTTGCCCGCCCTCGCCGACGCCCTCGACGCCCTTTGCGACGACGAGCACCGCCGAACCATGTCGCAGGCGGCGACCCGGTTGGGCCAGGCTCAATCGTTTGATGTTCATCTCAATCGCTTGATCGCGCTTTTTGAAGACGTGGCCGCCGAACGCTCTGCCGCTCGCACAACGCACCGGCCGACCCGTCCCCGACCCACCGCCGCCGCCTGA
- a CDS encoding NAD-dependent epimerase/dehydratase family protein, which yields MSTWLITGGSGFLGRHVLNQISASDLRISRVLVLGRRFPDNWPAESFLRADLNDPAGLSRALITVRPSVILHLAGQTPPADEANLHRVNAGGTLALLRALHAIGRPCRVITAGSAAELGPVPEASLPADESTPCRPDSPYGLSKWFASQATVASPRPIEGIAARIFNPIGPGMPASQAFGRFAAQLAVPSPDPLRLQTGNLDARRDLIDARDVADALIALALRGHPGRVYHVGTGRSHRIGDGLDRLIALSARRVIVSSDPTPGPGPIDSRASIAAIERDTGWAPRIPIDQSLADLWNSVRSRSLRPDAPHVSPAPPAHRAESSTLARPPATD from the coding sequence ATGTCCACCTGGCTCATCACCGGAGGCTCCGGATTCCTCGGTCGTCATGTCTTGAATCAAATCAGTGCTTCAGATCTTCGAATCTCTCGCGTTTTGGTCCTCGGCCGTCGCTTCCCCGACAACTGGCCCGCCGAGTCCTTTCTTCGCGCCGATCTGAACGACCCCGCCGGCCTCTCCCGAGCCCTCATCACCGTTCGGCCGTCGGTGATCCTTCACCTCGCCGGCCAGACCCCCCCGGCCGACGAGGCGAACCTGCACCGTGTCAACGCGGGCGGCACGCTCGCCTTGCTCCGGGCCTTACACGCGATCGGCCGCCCGTGTCGGGTCATCACCGCCGGATCGGCCGCCGAGCTGGGGCCCGTGCCCGAAGCCTCCCTCCCCGCCGACGAGTCCACTCCCTGCCGGCCCGACTCCCCCTACGGCCTGAGCAAGTGGTTTGCCTCCCAGGCCACCGTCGCCAGCCCCAGACCGATCGAGGGGATCGCCGCCCGGATTTTCAACCCGATCGGCCCCGGCATGCCTGCTTCTCAGGCCTTTGGACGCTTTGCCGCACAGCTCGCCGTGCCGAGCCCTGACCCGCTGCGCCTGCAAACTGGCAATCTCGACGCCCGCCGCGACCTGATCGACGCCCGAGACGTGGCCGACGCTCTCATCGCCCTCGCCCTCCGAGGCCATCCGGGACGGGTCTACCACGTCGGCACCGGCAGGTCTCACCGTATCGGCGACGGTCTCGATCGCCTCATCGCTCTCAGTGCTCGCCGCGTGATCGTCTCCTCCGACCCAACCCCGGGGCCCGGCCCGATCGACTCCCGAGCCTCGATCGCCGCCATCGAGCGCGATACCGGCTGGGCCCCTCGCATCCCGATTGACCAGAGCCTGGCCGACCTCTGGAACTCCGTTCGATCCCGATCTCTCCGGCCTGACGCTCCACACGTCAGCCCTGCTCCACCAGCCCACCGCGCCGAATCGTCAACGCTCGCCCGTCCCCCAGCGACCGACTGA
- a CDS encoding adenine phosphoribosyltransferase: MTAPDGINLDAFIRNIPDFPKPGIQFKDITPLLADPGAFRVAIDRLTEPFSGRKIDGIAAAEARGFLLAAPMALALGVGLVPIRKAGKLPFTTVHAEYDLEYGTDRLEMHSDALEPGKRILVVDDVLATGGTMKACCDLVRNAGAEVVACAFLMELGFLGGRSKLEPTEIVSVLSY; this comes from the coding sequence ATGACCGCGCCCGACGGCATCAACCTCGACGCCTTCATCCGCAACATTCCCGATTTTCCCAAGCCGGGGATTCAGTTCAAGGACATCACGCCGCTGCTGGCCGATCCGGGAGCGTTCCGGGTGGCGATCGATCGGCTGACCGAACCGTTTTCGGGTCGGAAGATTGACGGCATTGCCGCGGCCGAGGCGCGGGGGTTTCTACTGGCGGCTCCGATGGCGCTGGCGCTGGGGGTCGGCCTGGTGCCGATTCGCAAGGCGGGCAAGCTGCCGTTCACGACCGTGCACGCCGAGTACGACCTGGAGTACGGCACCGACCGGCTCGAAATGCACAGCGACGCCCTGGAGCCAGGCAAGCGCATTCTCGTGGTCGATGACGTGCTGGCGACGGGCGGAACCATGAAAGCCTGCTGCGATCTGGTCCGCAACGCCGGGGCCGAGGTGGTGGCCTGCGCTTTCCTGATGGAGCTGGGCTTCCTCGGGGGCCGGTCGAAGCTGGAGCCGACGGAGATCGTCAGCGTGTTGAGCTATTGA
- a CDS encoding SGNH/GDSL hydrolase family protein, which yields MPHVVLLGDSIFDNAAYVPGGPSVLDHLRKHLLPSWRATLLAVDGSVTEDVARQLKELPRDATHLVVSTGGNDALGARSWILHEPAESVAGVLTALDGIREAFQATYRTMLDQLRSFHRPVAVCTIYDAIPGLSPAERAGLALFNETILREASRAIVSVIDLRLACNDPDDFSPLSPIEPSAFGGSKIARLIRRVVAEQDVSNLAARIYR from the coding sequence ATGCCCCACGTCGTCTTGCTCGGAGACTCGATCTTCGACAACGCTGCGTATGTCCCCGGTGGGCCGTCGGTCCTCGATCATCTCCGGAAGCACCTGCTCCCCAGTTGGAGGGCCACCCTGCTGGCGGTTGATGGCTCGGTGACCGAAGACGTGGCCCGACAGCTCAAGGAGCTTCCCCGAGACGCCACCCATCTGGTCGTCAGCACGGGAGGCAACGACGCCCTCGGCGCCCGCTCCTGGATCCTGCACGAGCCGGCCGAATCGGTGGCCGGGGTGCTGACCGCCCTGGACGGGATCCGAGAGGCGTTCCAGGCGACCTATCGGACCATGCTCGACCAGCTTCGATCGTTCCACAGGCCGGTTGCCGTCTGCACCATCTACGATGCCATCCCCGGCCTCTCCCCCGCCGAGCGGGCCGGGCTGGCCCTGTTCAATGAGACCATTCTCCGGGAGGCGTCCCGCGCCATCGTCTCGGTGATCGACCTCCGCCTGGCGTGCAACGACCCGGACGACTTCTCGCCACTCTCCCCCATTGAGCCCTCCGCCTTCGGTGGGAGCAAGATCGCTCGCCTGATCCGTCGGGTTGTGGCCGAGCAAGACGTCTCGAACCTCGCCGCCCGCATCTACCGTTGA
- a CDS encoding isocitrate/isopropylmalate dehydrogenase family protein: protein MAYEVTLITGDGTGPELAEATRRCIDATGVKINWDVQEAGVDVMERLGTPVPDSVLESIKRTGVALKAPITTPVGTGFRSVNVYLRQALDLYACVRPCKIYEGVRTTFSDHKIDLVIVRENTEDLYAGIEFELDKPETAELIGTIKRLGGKTIRPDSGISIKPISVEGSRRIVQYAFDYARKNGRKKVTAVHKANILKFSDGLFLKTAEEVAKQNSDIEFDERIVDNMCMQLVQKPELYDVLVLPNLYGDILSDLGAGLVGGLGMAPGMNVGDKGAVFEATHGSAPKYKGLNKVNPVALILSGKLMLDYLGETDAGARLEKAVAQVIAEGKDVTYDMKPHRDDPTAVGTSEMADAIIKAMG, encoded by the coding sequence ATGGCTTACGAAGTCACCCTCATCACCGGCGACGGTACCGGCCCCGAACTGGCCGAGGCCACCCGACGCTGCATCGACGCCACCGGCGTCAAGATCAACTGGGACGTCCAGGAAGCCGGCGTCGATGTCATGGAACGCCTCGGCACCCCCGTGCCCGATAGCGTCCTCGAATCGATCAAGCGCACTGGAGTCGCCCTGAAGGCCCCCATCACCACCCCCGTCGGCACCGGCTTCCGCTCGGTCAACGTCTACCTCCGCCAGGCGCTCGACCTGTATGCCTGCGTCCGCCCCTGCAAGATCTACGAGGGGGTCCGCACCACCTTCTCCGATCACAAGATCGACCTCGTCATCGTCCGCGAGAACACCGAAGACCTGTACGCCGGCATCGAGTTCGAGCTGGACAAGCCCGAAACGGCCGAGCTGATCGGCACCATCAAGCGCCTCGGCGGCAAGACCATCCGCCCCGACTCCGGCATCTCCATCAAGCCGATCTCCGTCGAGGGCTCGCGCCGGATCGTCCAGTACGCCTTCGACTACGCCCGCAAGAACGGCCGCAAGAAGGTTACCGCCGTTCACAAGGCCAACATCCTGAAGTTCTCCGACGGCCTCTTCCTCAAGACCGCCGAGGAGGTCGCCAAGCAGAACTCCGACATCGAGTTCGACGAGCGCATTGTTGACAATATGTGCATGCAGCTCGTCCAGAAGCCCGAACTGTACGACGTGCTCGTCCTGCCGAACCTCTACGGCGACATCCTCTCCGACCTCGGCGCCGGCCTCGTCGGCGGCCTGGGTATGGCCCCCGGCATGAACGTCGGCGACAAGGGGGCCGTCTTCGAGGCGACCCACGGCTCGGCCCCCAAGTACAAGGGCTTGAACAAGGTCAACCCGGTCGCCCTGATCCTCTCCGGCAAGCTCATGCTCGACTACCTCGGCGAAACCGACGCCGGCGCCCGCCTCGAAAAGGCCGTTGCCCAGGTCATCGCCGAAGGCAAGGACGTCACCTACGACATGAAGCCCCACCGCGACGACCCCACCGCCGTCGGCACCTCCGAGATGGCCGACGCCATCATCAAGGCCATGGGCTAA
- a CDS encoding ArnT family glycosyltransferase: MIPRHRSLIAILVLTALLQIVGMIRTPLPSQDGLKFIRIAREFGEQPWADVVRNADQHPLYPALIATLHPAIAPRIANGPDSWRIAAQAVSMLAILAAIPLVFALARRCVGRRSALLATLLFPIIPLFAELGHETLSDATALLFAVAALAFGTQALTTGHSRSAIACGLCAGLGYLARPEVAVVPVVVLAGGFVNRLERMIRASRKHSMERDGTPILPPPHLGLAASLQKIALLVLPFVVLIGSYAAVKGTVSEKLSLRVATGLGDGTGVSRSVPLWVPPGLDDPRWDFAPKEESDAPGRLGLLPASVLVARRATEASVWVLIPLACWGAWHHRGPRRSRPARQALGLLAVGFLVILIRHTMTTGYLSDRHCALFVVAVLPWSAFGLLDLARRWADRRALAPARRQRLARLALALLLVGVVALQLKPGHASRWGYQQAGQWLAQRAGPGDAVLDTRGWAAFVSDLRSYGPWHIRQALTDEKLAYIVISDDELTAESRRAETLAALLDYAAVPVAAFPERQGGDTIGVHVYRFAQPESWEGILR, from the coding sequence GTGATCCCCCGCCATCGATCGCTGATCGCCATTCTCGTGCTGACCGCCTTGCTGCAGATCGTGGGGATGATCCGCACGCCGCTCCCCTCGCAAGACGGCCTGAAATTCATCCGGATCGCCCGCGAGTTCGGCGAACAGCCCTGGGCCGACGTGGTCCGCAATGCCGACCAGCACCCGCTCTATCCTGCCCTCATCGCCACCCTGCACCCAGCCATCGCCCCCCGGATCGCCAACGGCCCCGATTCCTGGCGGATCGCCGCCCAGGCCGTCTCGATGCTGGCGATACTCGCCGCCATTCCCCTGGTCTTCGCCCTTGCTCGTCGTTGCGTCGGTCGGCGATCGGCCCTGCTCGCCACCTTGCTGTTCCCGATCATCCCCCTCTTTGCCGAACTTGGGCACGAAACCCTCAGCGATGCCACCGCCTTGCTGTTTGCCGTCGCTGCCCTCGCCTTCGGAACGCAGGCCCTGACCACCGGCCATTCCCGGTCCGCAATCGCTTGCGGACTCTGCGCCGGTCTTGGCTATCTCGCCCGGCCCGAGGTCGCCGTCGTGCCGGTGGTCGTCCTGGCGGGAGGCTTCGTGAACCGCCTGGAACGCATGATTCGGGCATCACGCAAGCATTCGATGGAGCGGGATGGCACGCCGATCCTGCCCCCCCCTCATCTCGGACTGGCGGCATCGCTCCAGAAGATCGCGTTGCTGGTACTCCCCTTCGTGGTCCTGATCGGTTCCTATGCCGCCGTGAAGGGAACGGTGTCCGAGAAGCTCTCGCTCCGAGTCGCCACCGGTCTGGGAGATGGCACTGGCGTCTCGCGGAGCGTGCCGCTCTGGGTTCCTCCGGGCCTCGACGACCCGCGCTGGGACTTTGCGCCAAAGGAAGAATCGGACGCCCCCGGTCGGCTTGGCCTGCTTCCCGCCTCAGTTCTCGTGGCTCGGCGCGCGACCGAGGCGAGCGTTTGGGTGCTCATCCCGCTGGCCTGCTGGGGAGCCTGGCACCACCGCGGCCCTCGCCGATCACGTCCGGCCCGCCAGGCCCTCGGCCTGCTCGCGGTCGGATTCCTGGTCATCCTGATCCGACACACGATGACCACCGGGTATCTGTCCGATCGGCACTGCGCTCTGTTCGTGGTGGCCGTCTTGCCGTGGTCGGCTTTCGGGCTGCTCGATCTGGCTCGACGGTGGGCCGATCGTCGCGCACTCGCTCCAGCACGTCGGCAACGGCTGGCGAGACTGGCCCTTGCCCTGCTCCTCGTCGGTGTCGTGGCCCTTCAGCTCAAGCCCGGCCACGCGAGCCGATGGGGCTACCAGCAGGCCGGCCAGTGGCTCGCCCAGCGCGCCGGACCGGGCGATGCCGTGCTCGATACCCGAGGCTGGGCCGCCTTCGTCTCCGACCTGCGGTCGTACGGACCCTGGCACATTCGCCAGGCATTGACCGACGAGAAGCTCGCTTATATTGTCATCTCTGACGACGAATTGACCGCTGAGAGCCGCCGCGCCGAGACGCTCGCCGCCTTGCTCGACTACGCCGCCGTTCCCGTCGCCGCCTTTCCCGAACGGCAAGGGGGCGACACCATCGGCGTCCACGTCTACCGCTTCGCTCAGCCCGAGTCGTGGGAGGGAATCCTTCGATGA
- a CDS encoding nucleotidyltransferase family protein: protein MQAIVLAGGKGTRLRPFTHVFPKPLMPLGEREPMPILEVVLRQLARHGFHDVTIITGYLTELIEAFCGNGRRFGTSIDYQREVTPLGTAGGLVLVDRPKEPVLVLNGDILTTLDFSAMASFHRSQGAKATIASFPRTVRIDFGVLEFANDPHVLAGYREKPEFSFQVSMGLYMLDPVAWDFLAPGRELTMPDLLEQMRAAGHPVHCFRQDCTWLDIGRHDDYAAANEMFEARRPEFLGLPDRPRLKIG, encoded by the coding sequence ATGCAGGCAATCGTACTGGCAGGTGGCAAGGGAACCCGGCTCCGCCCCTTCACGCACGTCTTCCCGAAGCCGCTCATGCCGTTGGGAGAGCGCGAGCCAATGCCGATTCTGGAGGTCGTCCTCCGCCAGCTCGCACGGCACGGCTTCCATGATGTAACCATCATTACCGGATATCTGACTGAGTTGATCGAGGCTTTCTGCGGCAACGGCCGTCGCTTCGGCACCTCGATCGACTATCAGCGCGAGGTCACTCCGCTCGGCACCGCGGGCGGTTTGGTCCTGGTCGATCGGCCAAAGGAACCCGTTCTCGTCCTCAACGGCGACATCCTCACGACACTCGACTTCTCGGCAATGGCCAGTTTCCACCGCTCGCAAGGGGCCAAAGCAACCATCGCCTCGTTCCCTCGAACGGTGCGGATTGATTTCGGCGTCCTCGAATTCGCCAACGATCCGCATGTGCTGGCTGGATACCGCGAGAAGCCCGAATTCTCGTTTCAGGTGAGCATGGGTCTTTATATGCTCGACCCTGTGGCCTGGGATTTTCTCGCCCCCGGCCGCGAGCTGACCATGCCCGACCTGCTGGAACAGATGCGCGCCGCCGGCCATCCCGTGCACTGCTTCCGCCAGGACTGCACCTGGCTCGACATCGGCCGCCACGACGACTACGCCGCCGCCAACGAGATGTTCGAGGCCCGCCGCCCCGAGTTCCTCGGCCTTCCCGACCGACCCCGGCTCAAGATCGGATGA
- a CDS encoding lipopolysaccharide kinase InaA family protein: MNSPPSSPAGSLVQRLTQGTRWAWRSPSHGDRLPPDLDAIVMQIQSDDRLHAKQGRSTCRVRFDAPSGPLTVYLKRHYQLPWPTRLAALLHPDGRHSPAGAEWRHLHRGRELGLLVPEPVAAGEAIGPWGQVQSYLMVEELTGFLPLHEAIPSMMDRLDPPAFAAWKRRLINGMAELTARLHHARSFHKDLYLCHYYIDPERSDSPLYLIDLHRLASHRLSSVWWRWKDLAQLLFSTIDVEGIDDRDRLRFWLRYRQRMNLSWPDLDARVIQARAARYHAHNLKKVRGG, from the coding sequence ATGAACTCACCGCCAAGCTCCCCCGCCGGCTCCCTGGTTCAGCGCCTCACGCAGGGCACCCGATGGGCCTGGCGATCGCCGAGCCACGGCGACCGCTTGCCGCCCGACCTCGACGCGATCGTCATGCAGATCCAGTCCGACGACCGCCTCCACGCGAAGCAGGGCCGCTCCACCTGCCGCGTTCGCTTCGACGCCCCCAGCGGCCCGCTCACCGTCTACCTGAAGCGGCATTACCAGCTTCCCTGGCCGACCCGACTCGCCGCCCTGCTCCACCCCGACGGCCGCCACTCTCCCGCCGGGGCCGAGTGGCGTCACCTGCACCGGGGACGCGAGCTGGGCCTCCTCGTCCCCGAGCCCGTCGCCGCGGGCGAGGCCATCGGCCCCTGGGGACAGGTGCAAAGTTACTTGATGGTTGAGGAACTCACCGGTTTCCTCCCGCTCCACGAAGCCATCCCGAGCATGATGGATCGCCTTGATCCACCGGCCTTCGCCGCCTGGAAACGACGACTCATCAACGGCATGGCCGAGCTGACCGCTCGCCTCCACCACGCCCGATCATTCCATAAAGACCTGTATCTTTGCCATTACTACATCGACCCTGAGCGAAGCGATTCTCCCCTCTACCTCATCGACCTGCACCGCCTCGCCTCGCACCGCCTGTCGAGCGTCTGGTGGCGGTGGAAAGACCTGGCGCAACTGCTCTTTTCCACGATCGACGTCGAGGGGATCGACGACCGCGACCGGCTTCGCTTCTGGCTTCGCTATCGTCAACGAATGAACCTGAGCTGGCCTGATCTCGATGCCCGCGTTATCCAGGCTCGGGCCGCTCGGTATCACGCGCACAATCTCAAGAAGGTTCGCGGTGGCTGA
- the waaF gene encoding lipopolysaccharide heptosyltransferase II yields MRIVVFCPNLVGDTVMATPTLRALRQGFPSARITALIKPNVAPTLDGAPWLDELIRFHPKSAEPEQRMPGVIARLRDERFDLAVLLPNSIRSALMAWLGGVERRVGYARGGRGLLLTDHLHAPRDARGRFTPVPIVEYYLALARHLQCPVDSLACELFTTVADEQAADLAWQRLGLLGDRPVVCLNTGGAFGPAKNWPDAHFATLARRLVSELGVKILVVCGPAERASARAIVAGAAHPDVVSLADEPVSIGLTKASVRRSALLVTTDSGPRHFAAGFGVPVVSLFGPTHIAWTRTYHPLAIHLQQPVPCGPCQKPVCPLGHHRCMTELHPDAVFEASRRLLSRPSARRAA; encoded by the coding sequence ATGCGGATCGTCGTCTTCTGCCCGAACCTCGTCGGCGACACCGTTATGGCCACGCCGACGTTGCGAGCCCTCCGCCAGGGGTTCCCCTCTGCCCGGATCACCGCCTTGATCAAGCCGAACGTCGCCCCGACGCTCGACGGCGCCCCCTGGCTCGACGAGCTGATCCGCTTCCATCCGAAATCGGCCGAGCCCGAGCAGCGCATGCCCGGCGTCATCGCCCGGTTGCGTGACGAGCGGTTCGACCTCGCCGTCTTACTGCCCAACTCGATCCGATCGGCCCTCATGGCCTGGCTTGGCGGCGTTGAGCGGCGGGTCGGCTACGCCCGAGGGGGCCGCGGCCTCCTGTTGACCGACCACCTACACGCCCCCCGCGATGCTCGGGGCCGCTTCACTCCCGTGCCGATTGTCGAGTACTATCTCGCCCTTGCCCGGCACCTGCAATGCCCGGTCGATTCCCTTGCCTGCGAGCTGTTCACGACCGTTGCCGACGAACAGGCCGCCGACCTCGCCTGGCAACGGCTCGGCCTGCTCGGTGATCGCCCGGTCGTCTGCCTGAACACGGGAGGCGCCTTCGGCCCCGCGAAGAACTGGCCCGATGCCCACTTCGCCACCCTCGCCCGGCGGCTGGTCAGCGAGCTGGGGGTGAAGATCCTCGTCGTTTGCGGTCCCGCCGAACGGGCCTCGGCCCGCGCGATCGTCGCTGGAGCCGCGCATCCCGACGTGGTCAGCCTGGCCGATGAACCGGTGAGCATCGGCTTGACCAAGGCCAGCGTCCGCCGATCGGCCCTGCTCGTCACCACCGACTCCGGCCCCCGACACTTCGCCGCCGGCTTTGGCGTGCCGGTGGTCAGCCTGTTCGGCCCGACGCACATTGCCTGGACCCGCACCTATCACCCCCTGGCCATTCACCTGCAACAGCCCGTTCCGTGTGGTCCTTGCCAGAAGCCCGTTTGCCCGCTCGGCCACCATCGTTGCATGACCGAGCTGCACCCCGATGCCGTCTTCGAGGCCAGCCGACGCCTCCTCTCCCGGCCGTCCGCCCGCCGCGCGGCCTGA